Genomic window (Bosea vaviloviae):
ACTATATTCGGACTGAATTTAGTTCGGGAGGTCCCTTTGCGGTATTCTGCACAAGTCAAGCCGATCAGCTATCTGAAGGCCAACGCAGCCGACATCCTCCTCAACCTCGCCGAAAGGCGAGAGCCTCTGGTGATCACGCAGAATGGCGAGGCTAAGGCGGTGCTGCAGGATGTTGCTTCCTTTGAACAGACGCAAGAGACGCTCGCGCTGTTGAAGCTGCTTGCTATCGGCAATCAGGATGTCGATGCAGGCAAGACCAAGCCAGCTCGCGCTGTCGTCGAAAGACTGCGCGGAAAAGCGGCCGATAGTCGATGAAGGAGGGCCGCTTTGAGGTCGAGCTGACGCAAGGCGCGGAGGATGATCTCGAAGCCATTCACGACTACCTTGCCGAACACCGTTCAATGGAAGCGGCCGAGTCGTTGCTCGGTGCATTCATTGAGAAGATCTCCACACTGGAGCGTTACCCGGAACGGGGCAGCTTTCCCAAGGAGCTTGAGGCGTTAGGTATTCGGGAATTCCGGCAGATTCTGCTCGATCCGTATCGCCTAATCTACCGCGTGATTGGCGGCAAAGTCGTCATCTTCGTCATCGCCGACAGCCGCCGCGATATGCAGGCTTTGCTTGAACGCCGGCTGCTTGGCCGGTGATCGCGAGCCTGCTCCGCTGTTGCGCTGAGCGCGAACGGACGAACCTTGGCGTGCTGTGACGTCGTCCGCGGAAAAGCGACGGACGAGTCGGAGCAGGGGCGGCGCAGCTTCTCGGCCCATGAACGCTCACGTACAACCATCAATCGCGCTACACGACAGCGATCGGGCCATACCAGGGAAGAAGCCCTACTGGTGTGATTCGCATAAGACATATTATGGAACTTAAATTGATCCTGAGCCCGGGCTCGCTCAGTCTCGATTGCAGCAAGCTTTCTCTTGGTAGCACCGATTTGCCAATAGCTTGCCGGATGTCTCTCACCTGCTTTCTTTGACGACCGGCCTGGCGAACATGACGTCTCCCGCGGCGCCGTCGATGATGTGCGGCAGCATGGCTTTCCAGGATTCGATCATCTCACGATAGTAGCTGGGCTCGGGGCGCAGCACGGTTTGCACGCCCATGCCGCGCATCAGGCAGACGGTCAGATTGAGGACGATGCGCGCCTGGCGCGGCGAGCGGCGCTGCGGATCGCAGAATGCCAGCCAGATCTCGTCCAGCGCATCGTGGAAGCGCTTCACCACCGGGATCATGCGCTCGCGCAGGCTCGCGTCGTTGCGCGCCTCGGTGATCATCTCCAGCGACAGATAGAAGAAACGGCCGGAAAACAGCCGCCACAGGAATTCGACGAAATCGCCGAGCGAGACCTTGCCGTCCTGCAACTCACTGGCGACGGCCTTGATCTGCCTGGTGCCGTCCTCGAGCAAGGCCTCCATCGCGGCGAGCACGATGTCGGCCCGCATCGGGAAGTGATGCAGCAGTGCGCCGCGCGAGACGCTGGCGCGCACGGCAATCTCTTGCGTGGTCGCGGCGTGGTAGCCGACCTCGAAAATCTCGTCGAGCGTGGCCTGGATCAGCCTTTCCCGCGTCAGGACGCTACGCAATTGCTGTTGTCTCGACGATTTTTCCATGACGCCATCCGACTGCAATGACCGGCCACGCACTATGCGCCGGGCGACAGGATAGCGGGTTCCGCTAAAAAAACAATCTTGCTTGCTTTTTTATAGCAATGGAAGATGGCATGCGGACACCTTCCTATCCCCGCATGATGGAGCCAGATGATGTCGGATGACTATGCAAATCGCAGCTATGGCGAGATTCCCGTCGGCTTCGGCAAGAAGCCGGGCATCGTCGTCGTCGAT
Coding sequences:
- a CDS encoding type II toxin-antitoxin system Phd/YefM family antitoxin, which produces MRYSAQVKPISYLKANAADILLNLAERREPLVITQNGEAKAVLQDVASFEQTQETLALLKLLAIGNQDVDAGKTKPARAVVERLRGKAADSR
- a CDS encoding type II toxin-antitoxin system RelE/ParE family toxin gives rise to the protein MKEGRFEVELTQGAEDDLEAIHDYLAEHRSMEAAESLLGAFIEKISTLERYPERGSFPKELEALGIREFRQILLDPYRLIYRVIGGKVVIFVIADSRRDMQALLERRLLGR
- a CDS encoding TetR/AcrR family transcriptional regulator, translating into MEKSSRQQQLRSVLTRERLIQATLDEIFEVGYHAATTQEIAVRASVSRGALLHHFPMRADIVLAAMEALLEDGTRQIKAVASELQDGKVSLGDFVEFLWRLFSGRFFYLSLEMITEARNDASLRERMIPVVKRFHDALDEIWLAFCDPQRRSPRQARIVLNLTVCLMRGMGVQTVLRPEPSYYREMIESWKAMLPHIIDGAAGDVMFARPVVKESR